One window of the Caldilineales bacterium genome contains the following:
- a CDS encoding SDR family oxidoreductase translates to MDLTLAGRVAAVAAASKGLGKAVAQELAAEGAQVAICSRSLERAAVAAHEIQAATGAKVLPVACDVSTKAGCEFFIDRTAQHFGQLDILVTNAGGPPSGPADSFSDEQWQQAIDMNLLSTIRMVYAALPHLRRSSQGRVIAITSMSAKQPLENLVLSNTTRAGVLGFMKSLANELGPTGITFNAILPGWTRTERVEVLLNSLAQTRQSTRDAEAARINATIPARRMGEVEEFAATVAFLASGRAGFINGVALQVDGGRVQSLY, encoded by the coding sequence ATGGACTTGACATTGGCCGGACGTGTAGCGGCAGTGGCAGCCGCCAGCAAGGGGCTGGGCAAGGCGGTGGCCCAGGAACTCGCCGCCGAGGGAGCGCAGGTGGCCATCTGCAGCCGGAGTCTGGAGCGCGCAGCCGTGGCTGCCCACGAAATCCAGGCTGCCACGGGCGCGAAGGTGCTGCCGGTGGCGTGCGATGTGAGCACGAAGGCCGGCTGTGAGTTCTTTATCGACCGCACCGCCCAGCATTTCGGCCAGCTCGACATCCTGGTGACCAATGCCGGCGGGCCGCCTTCTGGCCCGGCCGACTCTTTCAGCGATGAGCAGTGGCAGCAGGCCATCGACATGAACTTGCTCTCCACTATTCGCATGGTCTACGCCGCCCTCCCGCACCTGCGGCGCTCGTCTCAGGGCCGGGTGATCGCCATCACCTCGATGTCGGCCAAACAGCCGCTAGAGAACCTGGTGCTCTCGAACACCACTCGCGCCGGGGTGCTGGGCTTCATGAAGTCGCTGGCCAACGAGTTGGGGCCGACGGGCATCACTTTCAACGCCATCCTCCCCGGCTGGACGCGCACCGAGCGGGTGGAAGTGCTGCTCAACAGTCTGGCGCAGACGCGACAATCCACTCGCGACGCCGAGGCAGCGCGGATCAACGCCACCATCCCCGCCCGGCGCATGGGTGAGGTGGAGGAGTTTGCGGCCACGGTTGCTTTTCTGGCCTCTGGCCGCGCTGGGTTTATCAACGGCGTGGCTTTGCAGGTGGATGGTGGTCGTGTTCAGAGTTTGTATTGA
- a CDS encoding LacI family transcriptional regulator has product MAHSRPTIRDVASLAGVSHQTVSRVINGEARVTPETREKVQTAIRSLGFRPNAIARSMATGATRTFICLSPNLTDYTFACIIEGAQTEARSQGYSLFSASAQDAEEFADLVSQLIGSARADGLMVINPYADDRFAFVPAGVPTVFVGARPRAIAVSSVALDDVEVGKIATQHLLARGHRHIAMITGPGAEDCTQDRIRGYEMALHEAGAPINPEWRCEGDWSASSGYVACMRMAGQGERPTAVFAQNDRMAVGVIRAGRDLGLRIPEDLAVIGVDDMPLASYFDPPLTTMRQDLPAIGQQAARLLLEAVDQPAAPVQHLLIPAQLVVRASS; this is encoded by the coding sequence GTGGCCCATTCCCGCCCGACCATTCGAGATGTTGCTTCCCTGGCTGGGGTCTCTCACCAGACGGTTTCGCGCGTCATCAATGGCGAGGCGAGGGTGACGCCAGAGACGCGCGAGAAGGTGCAGACGGCGATCCGCAGCCTGGGTTTTCGCCCCAATGCCATTGCCCGCTCAATGGCCACCGGCGCCACCCGCACCTTTATCTGCCTTTCGCCCAACCTGACCGACTACACATTCGCCTGCATCATCGAGGGGGCGCAGACCGAAGCCAGGTCGCAGGGCTATTCGTTATTCTCGGCCTCGGCCCAGGATGCGGAGGAATTCGCCGATCTGGTGTCGCAGTTGATCGGCAGCGCCAGGGCCGACGGCCTGATGGTAATCAATCCCTATGCCGACGACCGCTTTGCCTTCGTGCCGGCGGGTGTGCCGACGGTCTTCGTCGGCGCCCGCCCGCGTGCCATCGCTGTTTCATCGGTGGCGCTCGATGATGTCGAGGTCGGGAAGATTGCCACACAGCACCTGCTGGCGCGCGGCCACCGCCATATCGCCATGATCACCGGGCCAGGGGCGGAAGACTGTACCCAGGATCGCATTCGCGGGTACGAGATGGCTCTGCACGAGGCGGGGGCGCCGATCAACCCGGAGTGGAGATGCGAAGGCGACTGGTCAGCCTCGTCGGGCTACGTCGCCTGCATGAGAATGGCGGGCCAAGGGGAGCGTCCCACGGCCGTCTTTGCGCAGAATGACCGCATGGCCGTTGGTGTGATCCGGGCTGGGCGCGATCTAGGCCTGCGTATCCCCGAAGACCTGGCGGTGATCGGCGTCGATGACATGCCCTTGGCCTCTTACTTCGATCCACCGCTGACCACCATGCGCCAGGATCTCCCGGCCATTGGCCAGCAGGCCGCCCGGCTGCTGCTCGAGGCCGTCGATCAGCCTGCGGCCCCGGTACAGCACCTGCTCATCCCTGCCCAATTGGTTGTGCGTGCTTCCAGCTAG